TAGCACCAGGATTCTGAAGCATAGTGTTGAGTCTAGTAGAGGAAACTGTGGAGAAAATTTAGCATGGGCATCTTATGATCAGACGGGTATGAATCCTCTTCTTCTGTTTCAAAATGTCCATCTGAAACAGGATGTGAGTGCAGCCTGCTGTCCTCTCCTTTTTGCAACAGCTGGGAATCATTAGGAATTGTAAACCTCTATATTCAGTCTAAAGCTGATTACAAAGTAGATTGGAATGTTTGGCCAGTCTGGGgtgatttgtaaaatgtcactAAATGTATAGTGGGTCATATAAAGCTTCAAGTTGTACCTTGGAATCTCCAGTTGGatttactataatattataattaaaccaGTTTTCAAGAATGTTCAAacaaacattctacaaaataagGAATTTAGGATTATTTGAACTAGAACTTCATAATAAGTGAATTTTTGGGTCCTGTCCATTTCACAAGAGaatctgtgtatgtttgtgtgcatgtgccaACAGGTAAAGATGTGTCTGATCGCTGGTATAATGAAGTGAACCAGTACAACTTCAACCAGCCAGGATTCTCCTCTGCAGCTGGTAAGAGTATTTCTTGAGATCTATACTTACCTGCAAAGTTTACCTCCAGCtctcatcaaacacacctgaaccagtgcATTAATGCTAGACTTTGTACTTCATCCACTCTCATTCCATACACCCTGACCAACTAAAAACTgcccaaaacccctctaaaatcAGTCAAATGACCAGAAACCAGACCAACTAAGACCAGAATACCTGGTGTAAGAAGTTCTTTTTAGCGGAGAAAGAATGTAAACACCATTTAATAACCTCTTGGCTCAGGacagatatacaaataaaaaataaagtcagaatgaaatcaaaatttacccTATAAGCACACTTTACTAGTTAATTAATGCATGCAAGTTAATCCTCAGGAAAATTCGTTTGcctttgtaatctttcatcaaaatctgAAAAGTTCCTTGTGTGAtgagtttcactcagaaatgtcaCATTACTAAAGTCAATCACAACTTTTGCATGTATAATATTTActgatatattatttatcatttatttacttaaaacaaaAGCACTAGGAGTGACATTGTGTCCTCTTGTGTCATCCGAAATAATTTTGCATTGAACTAAACTTTGCAGGCATGTTGATTTCCATTAACAGTATTGAGCACCCTTTTTATATTCATAACTCCTGTTTTATGACCAAATATAgtacaaacatacacatacagcaGATAAGTTTGGCCCAGACAGTGTAATACAATATTcttcaatattttttcaaatttgtaaaacGTGACTCATCCTATTGGAATGAAGCTTTCCAAAGCCCTCCCAGGCACAGGAAATTCCCCAATAAATTCAGCTATGAGAAGTCTCACAGCTGTTATCTCACGCCTTCTGCTTTTATTCACCTCGCCTGTTAACAGCTTCAGCCTGCAGGAAATGAGTAATACTACCCACCACCTCAAGAGGGCAGAACACATTTGAAAGAATCACAATTCTACAGCAGTTGATTCAAAATCTTATGAAGTGACTATATACAGTAGATGGTGGATAATGTCTATACTGACTGTAAATATGTGGTTGGGAATTTAGGAATGGGTGTTCCTGTAAGCATATGGTGTTGTCAACATCAAAACTGTGGGTGAAATCACCAGTAATTAACTTTGGataagcatctgccaaatgcataaactgTACTTGAGTCCCTTATTCCACTCAGTCTCTcagcatataaatatttaactgaGCATGAACACAAGCACCACATGGTTTATGGGAGGCAAACATGCATAAATACTTTGACAACTACACGGACATCCTATTCCTTGCTAAAATACACACCAATTAATGTAAGAATCATTGTTTTGTTCTAGGTCACTTCACTGCAATGGTGTGGAAAAGCTCAAAGAAACTTGGTGTGGGTAAAGCTGTGGCCTCAGATGGTTCTACGTTCGTAGTGGCACGTTATTTCCCTGCCGGCAACATTACCAATCAGGGCCACTTCCAGGCCAATGTCCTGCCCCCTAAAAGCTGATCCAAATGTATCTGGACACAGTGTGAGAACGAAAGTAGGGAGGGGAACTGAAAGAGAATGGGAAACAGCTGAAATTGGAAAGACTTTTAACTGGAGGACCAAATGCAGCGATGGTTGGCTTTAATACACAGACCTTACTTGAATAAAGAGCTTCTGTCTTTACATTTTCAGGCTTTTATTAACGTGAATATAAAGAGGCTTACATTAAACTAAAATGTTGAAGCTAATGCTAATTATATAGCTAACTTTTGCATAAAAGTTAAGTTTCATAGTGGAAAGGTCATTGTGTGCCTGCGTGTGCATAGGTGATGTCAGCATAACAGTATTAGAAATGATTTTTCATGAATGAAGCAAACACAAGATATAATCACGTACCTCCACTGCACTAAAATCTAATGTGGATATTTCTTTGCGATGCAGTTTTCATGCTGAATGTGAAAAGAAGTGTGTGACTCCACAGGACA
The Cyprinus carpio isolate SPL01 chromosome A16, ASM1834038v1, whole genome shotgun sequence genome window above contains:
- the LOC109081080 gene encoding Golgi-associated plant pathogenesis-related protein 1-like, with the protein product MGKSASRLFCEEVMKTHNEYRRKHQAPPLKLSSKLSREAARYAESLASTRILKHSVESSRGNCGENLAWASYDQTGKDVSDRWYNEVNQYNFNQPGFSSAAGHFTAMVWKSSKKLGVGKAVASDGSTFVVARYFPAGNITNQGHFQANVLPPKS